One window of the Anaerobranca californiensis DSM 14826 genome contains the following:
- a CDS encoding helix-turn-helix domain-containing protein, with the protein MLKTYKYRIYPTKGQEEYFAKVFGCVRFIYNKMLHDKIEHYKQTGKMLNNTPAQYKKECSFLKE; encoded by the coding sequence TTGCTAAAAACTTATAAATACAGGATATACCCAACAAAAGGACAAGAAGAATATTTTGCTAAAGTGTTTGGTTGTGTAAGATTTATATATAACAAAATGCTACATGACAAAATAGAACATTATAAACAAACAGGAAAAATGCTAAACAATACACCTGCACAATATAAAAAAGAATGTTCTTTTCTAAAAGAA